From one Anopheles cruzii chromosome 3, idAnoCruzAS_RS32_06, whole genome shotgun sequence genomic stretch:
- the LOC128270843 gene encoding intraflagellar transport protein 80 homolog gives MKFKTYLSKDSKLKDTISTLGWSNNEDVYSCCSDDLHKWTSTNREMVKVAKLPEGFVPTDMHWLYARGSGVASATIGPGSGSKGGESLLISSEDGRFVILNKSARVERNVAAHAGTVVASRWSPDGAGLLTAGEDGVIKIWSRSGMLRSTVVQNEGQIRCACWAPTATAIAYSQGSFVAIKPLAANSKLTKWRAHDGMVLCLSWSNNTALIATGGEDCRYKIWDTQGTNVYTSVADDYAITSVEFCPDGELLAVGGFNMVKLCHSTGWSHSIVRFNQQVIGSLFNIVWSADGTQIASSTSTGTLLFGHIIERELRNRNLKAITTGRKTILLQDIVARTTDTLDFSERVIKWELGYGHLVVATVHQIHIFNEHYINTPIIIDGRSDIRIIMLGRKNFLLVDHSSIWIYTYSGRLHLNPRYPGSQAQIAHLNSRCISLGMDSLAVRDHSD, from the exons ATGAAGTTCAAAACCTATCTCTCGAAGGATTCGAAACTCAAGGATACTATTTCGACGCTCGGGTGGAGCAACAACGAGGATGTGTACAGCTGCTGCAGCGACGATCTCCACAAGTGGACCTCCACCAATCGGGAGATGGTGAAAGTGGCCAAGCTGCCCGAGGGATTCGTTCCGACCGATATGCACTGGCTCTACGCGAGGGGCTCGGGTGTCGCCAGCGCTACCATTGGTCCCGGGTCGGGCAGTAAGGGTGGCGAAAGTTTGCTGATATCGAGCGAAGACGGAAGGTTTGTAATACTGAACAAAAGTGCGCGTGTCGAGCGCAATGTTGCGGCCCACGCgggaacggtggtggcctctCGCTGGAGCCCCGACGGAGCCGGACTGCTGACGGCCGGCGAGGATGGTGTCATCAAGATTTGGTCCCGTTCCGGTATGCTACGGTCGACGGTCGTGCAAAACGAGGGCCAAATTCGGTGTGCCTGCTGGGCgccaacggcgacggccatTGCCTACAGCCAGGGATCGTTCGTAGCGATCAAACCGTTGGCCGCGAACAGTAAGCTGACCAAGTGGAGAGCCCACGACGGGATGGTGCTGTGTCTGTCGTGGTCGAACAATACGGCCCTGATAGCGACCGGTGGCGAAGACTGTCGGTACAAGATCTGGGACACACAGGGCACGAACGTTTACACGAGCGTGGCCGATGACTACGCCATAACGTCGGTTGAGTTCTGTCCGGATGGTgagctgctggccgttggAGGATTCAACATGGTCAAGCTTTGCCACAGCACCGGG TGGAGCCACAGCATCGTGAGGTTCAACCAGCAAGTGATCGGTTCCTTGTTTAATATCGTGTGGTCGGCGGATGGAACACAAATAGCGTCCTCTACCAGCACTGGGACACTGCTCTTCGGGCACATCATCGAACGGGAGCTGCGGAATCGCAACCTGAAAGCGATCACCACGGGTCGCAAAACGATCCTACTGCAGGACATCGTCGCGCGTACCACCGACACGCTGGACTTTTCCGAGCGAGTCATCAAGTGGGAGCTGGGATATGGCCATTTGGTCGTCGCAACGGTTCACCAGATTCACATTTTCAACGAGCACTACATCAACACcccgatcatcatcgacggGCGGAGTGATATTCGCATCATCATGCTTGGCAGAAA AAACTTCCTCCTAGTTGACCATTCCTCCATTTGGATTTACACGTACTCCGGGCGGCTGCACTTGAACCCTCGGTACCCGGGATCACAGGCCCAGATCGCGCATCTCAACAGTCGCTGTATTTCTCTCGGAATGGACTCGCTAGCGGTGCGTGATCACTCCGAT
- the LOC128275777 gene encoding calcitonin gene-related peptide type 1 receptor isoform X1: MALSTTTDASVDVIAQKRLECLETLNQTIDTTVSGLFCPGTWDGWLCWPDTAAGTSAYALCPEFISGFDPRRFAHKLCEDNGEWFRHPQTNKSWSNYTTCINLDDFEWRKQVNLIYETGYSISLIAILLSLAILSYFRSLKCARITLHMNLFASFACNNFLWLLWYRLVLTELDVLKQSGPGCITLHLVLHYFLLTNYSWMLCEGFYLHTVLVSAFVSEQKLLKWLLALGWGSPGLFILLYGFLRGYASPPTDTIECWMNESFFNKVFVGPVCLSMLLNLVFLFNIMRVLLLKLKAPAGPHGAGPSRTILQAFRATLLLVPLLGLQYMLTPFRPDHGHPYERTYETMLACTSSFQGLFVAVLFCFLNGEVIAQVKRKWRTVFLRTRANSYTATQVSFVRCGPPVPGEEKV; the protein is encoded by the exons ATGGCACTCAGCACGACAACCGACGCATCGGTGGATGTGATTGCACAAAAGCGGCTCGAGTGTCTGGAAACGCTGAACCAAACCATCGACACGACGGTCTCGG GACTATTTTGCCCGGGCACGTGGGACGGGTGGCTGTGTTGGCCAGACACGGCGGCCGGAACCTCGGCGTACGCGCTCTGCCCCGAGTTCATCTCCGGCTTCGATCCGCGGA GATTCGCTCACAAACTGTGCGAGGATAACGGTGAGTGGTTCCGACATCCGCAAACGAACAAAAGTTGGTCCAACTACACGACCTGCATCAACCTGGACGATTTCGAG TGGCGGAAGCAGGTTAACCTCATATACGAAACCGGATACTCCATCTCGCTGATAGCCATCCTGCTGTCGCTCGCCATTTTAAGCTACTTCAG GTCGTTAAAGTGCGCCAGGATAACGCTCCACATGAACCTGTTTGCCTCGTTTGCCTGCAACAACTTCCTCTGGCTGCTCTGGTACCGCCTGGTCCTGACCGAGCTGGACGTGCTGAAGCAGAGCGGC CCCGGCTGCATAACGCTGCACCTGGTGTTGCACTACTTTCTGCTGACCAACTACTCGTGGATGCTGTGCGAGGGCTTCTACCTGCACACGGTGCTCGTGTCGGCGTTCGTGTCGGAGCAGAAGCTCCTCAAATGGCTGCTGGCTCTGGGCTGGGGCTCGCCGGGCCTCTTCATCCTGCTGTACGGCTTCCTGCGGGGCTACGCCAGCCCGCCGACCGACACGATAGA GTGCTGGATGAATGAAAGTTTCTTCAACAAGGTGTTCGTGGGCCCGGTCTGCCTCTCGATGCTGCTGAATCTCGTGTTCCTGTTCAACATAATGCGAGTCCTGCTGCTGAAACTAAAAGCACCGGCGGGTCCACACGGTGCCGGACCATCGAGGACGATTCTGCAAGCATTTCG GGccacactgctgctggtgccgctgctcgGTCTCCAGTACATGCTGACCCCGTTCCGTCCGGACCATGGGCACCCGTACGAGCGGACCTACGAAACGATGCTCGCCTGCACATCGTCCTTCCAG GGTCTGTTCGTGGCCGTGCTGTTCTGCTTCCTAAACGGCGAGGTAATCGCACAAGTCAAGCGCAAATGGCGGACGGTGTTCCTGCGGACCCGGGCCAACTCCTACACGGCGACGCAAGTGTCG TTCGTTCGTTGCGGtccaccggtgccgggcgaGGAGAAGGTTTGA
- the LOC128275777 gene encoding calcitonin gene-related peptide type 1 receptor isoform X2, which translates to MALSTTTDASVDVIAQKRLECLETLNQTIDTTVSGLFCPGTWDGWLCWPDTAAGTSAYALCPEFISGFDPRRFAHKLCEDNGEWFRHPQTNKSWSNYTTCINLDDFEWRKQVNLIYETGYSISLIAILLSLAILSYFRSLKCARITLHMNLFASFACNNFLWLLWYRLVLTELDVLKQSGPGCITLHLVLHYFLLTNYSWMLCEGFYLHTVLVSAFVSEQKLLKWLLALGWGSPGLFILLYGFLRGYASPPTDTIECWMNESFFNKVFVGPVCLSMLLNLVFLFNIMRVLLLKLKAPAGPHGAGPSRTILQAFRATLLLVPLLGLQYMLTPFRPDHGHPYERTYETMLACTSSFQGLFVAVLFCFLNGEVIAQVKRKWRTVFLRTRANSYTATQVSPVRLQFVRCGPPVPGEEKV; encoded by the exons ATGGCACTCAGCACGACAACCGACGCATCGGTGGATGTGATTGCACAAAAGCGGCTCGAGTGTCTGGAAACGCTGAACCAAACCATCGACACGACGGTCTCGG GACTATTTTGCCCGGGCACGTGGGACGGGTGGCTGTGTTGGCCAGACACGGCGGCCGGAACCTCGGCGTACGCGCTCTGCCCCGAGTTCATCTCCGGCTTCGATCCGCGGA GATTCGCTCACAAACTGTGCGAGGATAACGGTGAGTGGTTCCGACATCCGCAAACGAACAAAAGTTGGTCCAACTACACGACCTGCATCAACCTGGACGATTTCGAG TGGCGGAAGCAGGTTAACCTCATATACGAAACCGGATACTCCATCTCGCTGATAGCCATCCTGCTGTCGCTCGCCATTTTAAGCTACTTCAG GTCGTTAAAGTGCGCCAGGATAACGCTCCACATGAACCTGTTTGCCTCGTTTGCCTGCAACAACTTCCTCTGGCTGCTCTGGTACCGCCTGGTCCTGACCGAGCTGGACGTGCTGAAGCAGAGCGGC CCCGGCTGCATAACGCTGCACCTGGTGTTGCACTACTTTCTGCTGACCAACTACTCGTGGATGCTGTGCGAGGGCTTCTACCTGCACACGGTGCTCGTGTCGGCGTTCGTGTCGGAGCAGAAGCTCCTCAAATGGCTGCTGGCTCTGGGCTGGGGCTCGCCGGGCCTCTTCATCCTGCTGTACGGCTTCCTGCGGGGCTACGCCAGCCCGCCGACCGACACGATAGA GTGCTGGATGAATGAAAGTTTCTTCAACAAGGTGTTCGTGGGCCCGGTCTGCCTCTCGATGCTGCTGAATCTCGTGTTCCTGTTCAACATAATGCGAGTCCTGCTGCTGAAACTAAAAGCACCGGCGGGTCCACACGGTGCCGGACCATCGAGGACGATTCTGCAAGCATTTCG GGccacactgctgctggtgccgctgctcgGTCTCCAGTACATGCTGACCCCGTTCCGTCCGGACCATGGGCACCCGTACGAGCGGACCTACGAAACGATGCTCGCCTGCACATCGTCCTTCCAG GGTCTGTTCGTGGCCGTGCTGTTCTGCTTCCTAAACGGCGAGGTAATCGCACAAGTCAAGCGCAAATGGCGGACGGTGTTCCTGCGGACCCGGGCCAACTCCTACACGGCGACGCAAGTGTCG CCGGTCCGCTTGCAGTTCGTTCGTTGCGGtccaccggtgccgggcgaGGAGAAGGTTTGA